A single region of the Silene latifolia isolate original U9 population chromosome 8, ASM4854445v1, whole genome shotgun sequence genome encodes:
- the LOC141596030 gene encoding UDP-glycosyltransferase 86A1-like, with product MENQHTPNKCKPHAILIALPLQGHIIPSVQLALTLASKGFSITFINTENIHHQITQSSSPSNVSMGEDADNSIFAHARQSLELDIEYLTVSDGLPIEWDRSLNHDMWVGATMYCFPAHVEMAVAKIVKSRPSVTCLIADCYSPWASKLARKYGLLHVGLWTEAAVVLDVYFHLHLLRENGHLGPGARKDEIDYIPGIKSIKPTDLTSYLQEEDLTTICHQSIFAQIDDAKKADFILSNNIQELEAQPISALQAQIPFYAIGPLFQTGPGFSKGPVATSLWAESSCLDWLDTKPLGSVLYVSFGSYAHIGKEELVAIANGIKLSGVNFLWVIRPDMVSSDEPDPLPVGFRDEVGERGMIVSWTRQTEVLSHRAVGGFLTHCGWNSTLESIHCEVPLLCFPLLTDQFTNRKLIVEDWGVGCNLCDERPVTEKEVSRKVQDLMGGSMGCKLKSKMKQVKEVVDNAMAKGGSSQRNVDTFVDNLKVAWDARLAS from the exons ATGGAAAACCAACACACACCAAACAAATGCAAACCTCATGCCATACTAATAGCACTTCCACTACAAGGCCATATAATCCCATCAGTCCAACTAGCCTTAACCCTTGCATCAAAGGGCTTCTCCATAACATTCATCAACACTGAAAACATCCACCACCAAATCACCCAATCGTCGAGCCCTAGCAATGTCAGCATGGGCGAAGATGCTGACAACAGCATCTTCGCCCATGCGCGACAGAGTCTGGAGCTTGACATTGAGTACCTTACTGTCTCAGATGGGTTGCCCATCGAGTGGGACCGGTCATTGAACCATGATATGTGGGTTGGTGCCACTATGTACTGTTTTCCAGCTCATGTTGAGATGGCTGTGGCTAAGATCGTGAAATCGAGGCCGTCGGTTACGTGCTTGATTGCTGATTGTTATTCGCCATGGGCTTCCAAGTTGGCTAGGAAGTATGGGTTGTTGCATGTGGGGCTTTGGACTGAGGCTGCTGTTGTTCTTGATGTTTACTTTCATCTTCACTTGCTTAGGGAGAATGGTCATCTTGGTCCTG GTGCACGAAAAGACGAGATTGATTACATTCCAGGAATAAAATCAATCAAACCAACAGACCTAACATCATATCTTCAAGAAGAAGATTTGACAACAATATGTCATCAATCAATATTTGCACAAATTGATGATGCAAAAAAGGCTGATTTCATTTTAAGTAACAATATCCAAGAACTTGAGGCCCAGCCCATTTCAGCACTTCAAGCCCAAATCCCATTTTATGCAATTGGCCCATTATTTCAAACCGGACCCGGTTTCTCGAAAGGGCCGGTTGCGACAAGTTTATGGGCCGAGTCGAGTTGCTTAGATTGGCTAGATACTAAGCCTTTGGGGTCGGTTTTGTATGTTTCTTTCGGTAGTTATGCACATATTGGTAAGGAGGAGTTGGTTGCTATAGCAAATGGGATTAAGCTTAGTGGAGTTAACTTCTTGTGGGTTATTCGACCGGATATGGTTAGCTCCGATGAGCCGGACCCGTTACCCGTTGGGTTTAGAGATGAGGTTGGGGAAAGGGGGATGATTGTTAGTTGGACTCGTCAAACTGAGGTGTTGAGTCATCGTGCTGTAGGAGGGTTTTTGACTCATTGTGGTTGGAACTCGACACTGGAGAGTATACATTGTGAAGTTCCTTTGTTATGTTTTCCGTTGTTGACGGATCAATTTACTAATCGTAAACTTATAGTTGAAGACTGGGGAGTCGGATGTAATCTTTGTGATGAGAGGCCCGTGACAGAGAAGGAAGTGTCGCGAAAGGTCCAAGATCTGATGGGTGGATCGATGGGATGTAAGCTCAAGAGTAAGATGAAGCAAGTGAAGGAAGTTGTAGATAATGCAATGGCGAAGGGAGGGTCTTCACAACGAAATGTCGATACCTTCGTCGATAATTTGAAAGTTGCTTGGGATGCTAGACTAGCTTCCTAA
- the LOC141597529 gene encoding protein NRT1/ PTR FAMILY 5.5-like, with product MCHPRVERGQLYKGDNNDQIINASDSDSDSDNGNDDDRRWESTTGMKGLDKAAIMLPGVEPEKQKKNRWRLCTVGEVELTKMVLRMFPLWTTCILLGVISSIGDTYFLEQASHLESGLGKYKIPIIALLGVQKFVLLGGLNTMFEQGNTGLSNRFPKRVVRYMALSTTGINGLGRIGGVVSVYLAGRITRGENQESWFQSSLNKSRLDQYYWLLAAMSGVALGAYVIVACWHFYRESTRAVKENEEGHTALIEKCHWFCCG from the exons ATGTGTCATCCACGCGTGGAACGTGGCCAACTTTACAAGGGCGATAATAATGATCAAATTATTAATGCCAGTGacagtgatagtgatagtgataaCGGTAATGATGATGATAGGAGATGGGAATCGACCACAGGTATGAAAGGGTTAGATAAGGCCGCGATCATGTTGCCAGGTGTAGAACCAGAGAAGCAAAAGAAAAACCGATGGAGGTTGTGCACGGTTGGAGAAGTAGAGCTAACCAAGATGGTTCTTCGAATGTTTCCATTATGGACGACTTGCATACTACTTGGAGTAATTTCTTCGATTGGAGATACGTACTTCCTCGAGCAAGCAAGCCACTTAGAGAGCGGATTAGGGAAATACAAAATCCCTATAATCGCGCTCTTAGGAGTGCAGAAG TTTGTTCTTCTTGGTGGACTCAATACTATGTTCGAACAAGGCAATACTGGTCTTAGCAACAGATTTCCCAAGCGTGTCGTCAG GTACATGGCTCTCTCGACGACAGGGATCAATGGGCTAGGCCGCATTGGTGGAGTTGTGTCTGTCTATCTTGCAGGAAGGATAACTCGAGGAGAAAACCAGGAAAGTTGGTTCCAAAGTAGCTTGAACAAAAGTCGATTAGATCAATACTACTGGCTTCTAGCCGCCATGAGTGGCGTTGCACTAGGAGCTTATGTGATTGTCGCTTGTTGGCATTTCTATAGAGAATCCACTCGAGCTGTCAAAGAAAACGAAGAAGGTCATACCGCGTTGATTGAAAAATGTCACTGGTTTTGCTGTGGTTAG